Proteins found in one Leptospira ellinghausenii genomic segment:
- a CDS encoding ammonium transporter, translating to MKQYFKSIAFLLLVVPMFLFADEAATVVNPAEETAKAIQTLTVGLDTLWVLVAGMLVFFMNAGFALVESGFAQSKNTVNILAKNFIVFAAATFSYWAIGWGLMFGDGTPFYATDGLFFLGGLDNSPAIGDEYKGVYSSMNWTGVPLLAKFFFQLVFAATAATIVSGAVAERIKFHSFLIFSFILVAVMYPFTGHWVWGGGWLAGLGFHDFAGSTVVHSVGGWAALAGAIVLGARKGKFLPDGRIKPILGHNMTSAALGTLILWLGWFGFNPGSTMGVGDGSTMSHVIVTTNISAALGALASTVTAWIILKKPDLGMILNGTLAGLVGITAPCAIVSPTSAAIIGAVSGVLVVLSVLFFDKMKIDDPVGATSVHLVCGIWGTLAVAIFGYEGAPAGVEVPSIVTQLYGILAIGGFTFVVSLILWFVLKLAGGIRVSEEEELSGLDLGEHGAEAYPDFNIRVRG from the coding sequence ATGAAACAATATTTCAAATCAATCGCCTTCCTTCTCCTGGTAGTTCCGATGTTCCTTTTTGCAGATGAAGCTGCAACCGTCGTGAACCCAGCAGAAGAAACCGCAAAAGCAATCCAAACATTAACTGTAGGACTAGACACATTATGGGTATTAGTTGCAGGTATGTTGGTGTTCTTTATGAATGCTGGTTTTGCTCTCGTTGAATCAGGATTTGCACAATCAAAAAACACAGTGAACATCTTAGCAAAAAACTTTATCGTTTTTGCAGCGGCAACTTTCTCTTATTGGGCCATTGGATGGGGACTCATGTTTGGTGACGGAACTCCATTTTATGCAACAGATGGATTATTTTTCCTAGGTGGTCTTGATAACTCTCCTGCCATAGGAGATGAATACAAAGGTGTTTACTCTTCCATGAATTGGACAGGTGTTCCCCTTCTTGCAAAATTTTTCTTCCAACTCGTTTTCGCAGCGACTGCAGCTACCATTGTTTCGGGAGCAGTTGCCGAACGAATTAAGTTTCATTCCTTTTTAATATTCTCTTTTATCCTTGTTGCTGTGATGTATCCTTTCACAGGCCATTGGGTATGGGGAGGTGGATGGTTAGCAGGACTTGGTTTTCATGACTTTGCTGGTTCCACCGTTGTACACTCTGTAGGTGGTTGGGCTGCCCTTGCAGGAGCCATCGTTCTTGGGGCAAGAAAAGGAAAATTCTTACCAGACGGACGTATCAAACCAATCCTAGGTCACAACATGACTTCTGCTGCGTTAGGAACTCTAATCCTTTGGCTCGGATGGTTTGGATTTAACCCTGGTTCAACCATGGGAGTTGGTGATGGTAGCACAATGTCTCATGTCATTGTGACAACGAACATCTCTGCTGCACTTGGTGCACTTGCATCAACTGTCACTGCTTGGATCATCTTAAAAAAACCAGACCTTGGTATGATTTTAAACGGAACTCTTGCAGGTCTTGTGGGTATCACTGCACCATGTGCGATTGTTAGTCCAACATCTGCTGCAATTATTGGTGCGGTTTCTGGTGTTCTCGTCGTATTGTCAGTGTTATTTTTTGATAAAATGAAGATTGATGATCCAGTTGGAGCAACTTCCGTTCACTTAGTTTGTGGTATTTGGGGAACCTTAGCGGTTGCCATCTTTGGTTACGAAGGTGCTCCTGCCGGAGTAGAAGTTCCTTCAATCGTAACTCAACTTTATGGAATATTGGCAATCGGTGGATTCACTTTTGTAGTATCTCTCATCCTATGGTTTGTGTTAAAACTAGCAGGTGGAATCCGAGTGAGTGAAGAAGAAGAATTGAGTGGATTGGATCTTGGGGAACACGGAGCAGAAGCTTACCCAGATTTTAATATCCGAGTTCGTGGGTAA
- a CDS encoding GH36-type glycosyl hydrolase domain-containing protein has product MYLLKNKSGLNIKILSNLSFHSIFFKNILVNLYLGNELETSLTNLTIEYKINSHTFTLPLFSPLGSPLIKTSENAITIQRNIDGLQIITKLQLHKNLNCWRVYSNVTNQSNDTVTVSLVNTLDLGLCDYSSARLNEAFVSQYIHHEVYNTKEFGLSILSRQNESVFGKNPACLTFSDQTITSYATDGRDIFHQGKLSEFPNRRRQGEHSMVGLRTEGIEVIQNQSLDCHFYSFFFENVETIERAPSLSDTIKTCQLDWEVDDTKWENGRKTNVSLFHLGESIEGGLVSKSQLKELFPNPWRNTELNQEGTLLSFFTEQSKHVTLKEKEIHCLRPQGQILRTGNEYLPRESSLTATCYFNGIFISQLTQGHTSLNLFLSRKTGDLGTSVSKGLCIFCKLDSVWKRLGNPSYQTYLPDVLEWVYLLEGKTIRIQVNSNPDDSLSLSCFHSFSSPLEVLFSFSTGLDGENGDLPIPPKIAIENESILITPNQKSSLYERLDGKGFRIRSNQITRFFVSDDRLLFEKGKSLGLPYLTIKTEIHSELTFQIYGELNDEKVDVSPSLTKKENGIEHHSLLNSAMTLNNVKFLEMIDILPWFKQNAEIHFLNPRGLEQFSGGGWGTRDVCQGAFEFLLSTGNFSAIRELLIHVFSEQNEDGDWPQWFMLYGRDKHIRANDSHGDILYWPIICILTYLERSHDRSILDEFTTNQTRTSKRSILIGMEITLREIKNRFIENTVLPKYGNGDWNDSMQPKEPFFQSQAVSTWTAELQNLLYQKLVWFYDWIGKEDEKAEYQIHFQTLTKQIHSECMENRTIAGLVQFSPKEKNILYLHPLDTITKIQYSILPMIYGILSNVFTLEEAEYHLKIIKQHLTGPDGVRLFNKPVPYQKGNSTFFKRAETASYFGREIGLMYTHAHLRYCEALAYMGKSNEFFTQLNLTNPIGINKRIPQSRIRQSNCYYSSSDAFFLNREDAEKNYEQLWKGDIPLEGGWRVYSSGPGIFLKLFYESLLGLQFFHDGIIFDPMMPKDFDGFKINFDRFDTKFEVIYNIRRENGCIHSIHFNGVIIPLERILNPYRLGGFKVNQGMILKNKKEGTNTFVIQIE; this is encoded by the coding sequence ATGTACTTACTCAAAAATAAATCTGGACTGAATATTAAAATTTTGTCCAATCTTTCCTTCCATTCTATTTTTTTTAAAAATATACTCGTAAATTTATATTTGGGAAATGAATTAGAAACAAGCCTTACCAATCTTACGATCGAATATAAAATAAATTCTCACACATTTACTTTACCTTTATTTTCTCCTTTGGGATCTCCCCTTATCAAAACTTCCGAAAACGCAATTACCATCCAAAGAAACATTGATGGTTTGCAAATCATCACAAAACTTCAGTTACACAAAAATCTTAATTGTTGGAGAGTGTATTCAAATGTGACAAACCAAAGTAATGATACAGTGACTGTTAGTTTAGTGAATACATTGGATCTTGGACTTTGTGATTATTCTAGTGCAAGACTCAATGAAGCTTTTGTTTCACAATACATCCACCATGAAGTCTATAATACGAAAGAATTTGGTCTTTCCATTCTTTCGAGACAGAATGAATCTGTGTTCGGAAAAAACCCAGCCTGCCTTACTTTTTCAGATCAAACAATCACGTCTTATGCGACAGATGGCCGGGATATTTTCCACCAAGGTAAATTGTCTGAGTTTCCCAACCGAAGGCGCCAGGGAGAACATTCGATGGTGGGACTTAGAACAGAAGGGATAGAGGTAATTCAGAACCAATCACTAGATTGTCATTTTTATTCTTTCTTCTTTGAAAACGTGGAGACCATTGAACGGGCACCTTCACTTTCCGATACAATCAAAACCTGTCAACTGGATTGGGAGGTTGATGATACGAAATGGGAGAATGGAAGAAAAACAAACGTTAGTTTGTTCCATCTTGGAGAAAGTATAGAGGGTGGACTTGTCTCAAAGAGCCAATTAAAGGAACTATTTCCGAATCCATGGCGGAACACTGAATTAAACCAAGAAGGAACTTTACTTTCTTTTTTTACCGAACAATCAAAACATGTGACACTCAAAGAAAAAGAAATACATTGCCTAAGACCACAAGGGCAAATCCTTCGAACAGGCAATGAGTACCTTCCAAGAGAATCATCCCTGACTGCCACTTGTTATTTTAATGGAATCTTTATTTCCCAGCTCACACAAGGTCACACGAGCCTAAACTTATTCTTATCTCGTAAAACAGGTGACTTAGGAACGAGTGTTTCCAAAGGCCTTTGTATTTTTTGTAAGTTAGATTCTGTATGGAAACGTTTGGGAAATCCATCCTACCAAACATACCTTCCCGATGTTTTAGAATGGGTGTATCTTCTCGAAGGAAAAACGATTAGAATCCAAGTCAATTCCAATCCAGATGATTCTCTTTCATTATCATGTTTCCATTCATTTAGTTCTCCACTGGAAGTTCTATTTTCCTTTTCTACGGGACTTGACGGCGAAAACGGAGACTTACCAATTCCACCGAAGATTGCCATAGAAAACGAATCCATATTAATCACTCCCAATCAAAAGAGTTCCCTCTACGAACGATTGGATGGAAAAGGATTCCGAATTCGTTCAAATCAGATAACTCGATTTTTCGTTTCAGATGATCGTTTGTTATTCGAAAAGGGCAAGTCACTTGGTTTGCCTTATCTCACAATCAAAACAGAAATTCATTCCGAACTAACGTTCCAAATTTACGGAGAATTGAATGATGAAAAAGTGGATGTAAGCCCTTCCCTAACAAAAAAAGAAAATGGGATCGAACACCATTCCCTTCTGAATTCTGCAATGACACTCAACAATGTAAAATTTTTAGAGATGATTGATATATTACCTTGGTTCAAACAAAATGCTGAAATTCATTTTTTAAATCCAAGGGGATTGGAACAATTTTCAGGTGGTGGATGGGGAACAAGAGATGTATGCCAAGGAGCATTTGAATTCCTTTTATCAACTGGTAATTTTTCTGCTATAAGGGAATTACTCATCCATGTATTCAGCGAACAAAATGAAGACGGAGATTGGCCACAATGGTTTATGTTATATGGGAGGGACAAACATATTAGAGCCAATGATTCCCATGGGGACATCCTATATTGGCCTATCATTTGTATTTTAACCTATTTAGAAAGAAGTCATGACAGGTCCATATTAGATGAATTCACAACAAACCAAACAAGAACTTCAAAACGAAGTATTTTAATTGGGATGGAAATCACTTTACGCGAAATCAAAAATCGATTCATCGAGAATACAGTTTTACCTAAATACGGAAATGGTGATTGGAATGATTCGATGCAACCAAAAGAACCATTCTTTCAATCCCAAGCTGTGAGTACATGGACCGCAGAACTACAGAATCTACTCTATCAAAAACTAGTCTGGTTTTATGATTGGATTGGAAAGGAAGACGAAAAAGCTGAATACCAAATTCATTTTCAAACTCTAACAAAACAAATCCATTCCGAATGTATGGAAAATCGAACTATTGCAGGACTAGTTCAATTTTCTCCAAAGGAAAAAAATATTTTATATTTACATCCATTAGACACCATAACCAAAATTCAGTACAGTATCCTTCCCATGATTTATGGAATCCTTTCCAATGTTTTCACCTTAGAAGAAGCAGAATATCATTTAAAGATCATCAAACAACACTTAACTGGACCTGATGGAGTCCGTTTATTCAATAAGCCAGTTCCATACCAAAAAGGAAATTCTACCTTTTTCAAACGGGCAGAAACAGCCAGTTATTTTGGAAGGGAAATTGGACTCATGTACACACATGCTCATCTGCGGTATTGTGAAGCACTTGCTTATATGGGCAAATCAAATGAATTTTTCACACAATTGAATCTAACAAACCCAATCGGTATCAATAAACGGATTCCGCAAAGTCGGATCAGGCAATCCAACTGTTATTATTCAAGTTCGGATGCATTTTTTTTAAATAGAGAGGATGCAGAAAAAAATTACGAACAGTTATGGAAAGGAGATATCCCACTCGAAGGAGGTTGGAGGGTTTATTCCAGTGGCCCTGGAATCTTTTTAAAATTATTTTATGAGTCTCTGTTGGGGTTACAATTTTTCCACGATGGAATCATTTTTGATCCTATGATGCCAAAGGATTTCGACGGGTTTAAAATCAACTTCGATCGATTTGATACAAAATTCGAAGTTATATACAATATTAGAAGAGAAAATGGATGTATCCATTCCATTCACTTCAATGGTGTTATCATTCCTTTGGAACGAATATTAAATCCATATCGTTTGGGGGGATTCAAAGTGAATCAAGGAATGATTCTAAAGAATAAAAAAGAAGGAACAAATACTTTCGTTATACAAATCGAGTAA
- a CDS encoding adenylate/guanylate cyclase domain-containing protein, with translation MQIIFYDKETTRLKSEKKGTTILETALKHDYPLYHLCGGNAKCTTCRVYVSDGISNLSNRNEREQLLAERKGWPTEIRLACQTEVFGDIGLRRIIRDNKDLKTVTSESKSSKTGEECFAVILFLDIKGFTSFTESNLAYDVVFVLNRFFHEMSEPILNNGGEIDKFIGDGILAFFQIPNETGSKQSQAEEMQNLKTETMKSAIRACLRMFDQLKKFNIEMKDRFNFTFDIRLGLHAGNVIYGDIGHSEFKSQTVLGDVVNVASRLEALNKKTNTRFLVSDVIYDTIGTSLSIDKKVITKLRGKSDVMKAYSVIGFKGKDPILFVQQYFDHLNAKNPNWIHNYENKLESFRNKKVNLENSNETTDEALIPLHQILESIVDKLGNPKTLKKVISKLANHYQMLSIPRENFSKLVSVFLNSLEETSSELWNNEISLVLKEVWTDITIQLLES, from the coding sequence TTGCAGATCATATTTTACGACAAAGAAACCACCCGATTAAAATCAGAAAAAAAAGGGACAACCATCTTAGAAACTGCACTCAAACATGATTATCCGTTGTATCATTTATGTGGTGGGAATGCAAAGTGTACCACTTGCCGCGTATATGTTTCGGATGGAATTTCCAATTTAAGCAACCGAAACGAGAGGGAACAATTACTCGCTGAGCGCAAAGGATGGCCTACTGAGATTCGATTGGCCTGCCAAACGGAAGTATTTGGAGACATTGGATTGCGAAGGATCATTCGTGATAATAAAGATTTAAAAACGGTCACAAGTGAGTCGAAGTCTTCCAAAACCGGCGAAGAATGTTTTGCTGTGATTTTGTTTTTGGACATCAAAGGATTTACTTCTTTTACAGAATCCAATTTAGCCTATGATGTTGTTTTTGTATTAAATCGTTTTTTTCATGAAATGAGTGAACCCATTCTCAACAACGGTGGTGAAATTGATAAATTCATTGGCGATGGAATTTTAGCATTTTTTCAAATCCCAAATGAAACTGGATCCAAACAATCCCAAGCAGAAGAGATGCAAAATCTCAAAACAGAAACAATGAAATCGGCCATTCGTGCTTGTTTGCGAATGTTTGATCAATTAAAAAAGTTCAATATTGAAATGAAAGATCGTTTCAATTTTACATTTGATATTCGATTAGGACTACATGCAGGGAATGTTATCTATGGGGATATTGGCCATTCCGAGTTTAAGAGCCAAACTGTTTTGGGTGATGTAGTGAATGTGGCAAGTAGGCTAGAAGCATTAAATAAAAAAACAAACACACGTTTTTTGGTATCCGATGTCATTTATGATACGATCGGTACATCATTATCCATTGATAAAAAAGTAATCACAAAACTGAGAGGGAAATCGGATGTGATGAAAGCATACTCTGTGATCGGCTTTAAAGGAAAAGATCCAATCCTTTTCGTCCAACAATACTTTGATCATTTAAATGCAAAAAACCCAAATTGGATCCATAATTACGAAAACAAATTAGAATCATTTCGAAACAAAAAAGTGAATCTGGAAAATTCCAATGAAACAACCGACGAAGCTTTGATTCCATTACATCAAATTTTAGAATCGATTGTTGATAAACTGGGTAACCCGAAGACCTTAAAAAAAGTAATTTCAAAATTAGCGAACCATTACCAAATGTTATCAATTCCGAGAGAAAACTTCTCCAAACTTGTTTCTGTATTTTTAAATTCATTGGAAGAAACATCTTCCGAGTTGTGGAACAATGAGATTTCTTTGGTCTTAAAAGAAGTTTGGACCGATATCACTATTCAATTATTAGAATCTTAA
- a CDS encoding P-II family nitrogen regulator, protein MKMIIAIIQPHKLEEVKAELTKNEIYRLTVSDVQGYGQQKGKTEVFRGHEYTVNLLRKVRLEIAVNDEFVKPTVDAILKAAKSGDGKIGDGKIFITPLEEVIRIRTGEKGKSAI, encoded by the coding sequence ATGAAAATGATCATTGCAATCATCCAACCACATAAGTTGGAAGAAGTTAAAGCAGAGTTAACGAAAAACGAAATTTATCGTTTAACAGTATCAGACGTTCAAGGTTACGGGCAACAAAAAGGAAAAACAGAAGTTTTCCGTGGACATGAATACACAGTAAACCTTCTTAGAAAAGTAAGATTGGAAATTGCTGTAAATGATGAATTCGTGAAACCAACTGTAGATGCTATTTTAAAAGCAGCTAAAAGTGGAGATGGAAAAATTGGTGACGGTAAGATTTTTATCACTCCATTAGAAGAAGTGATTCGAATCAGAACTGGCGAAAAAGGCAAAAGCGCCATTTAA
- a CDS encoding TetR/AcrR family transcriptional regulator, whose product MAKKIKNKIGRPKKGQTQISRSLILDLAWETIQNVGFSEFRLATVAEALGIRTPSLYNHVKDTEDIFWEIQKRALRLLGDRLEQNLKKSDPPKEWIPNFLKSYRSFAKEFPHMYPLVIVSTESDPELKLLGDRILQLCMFAFQFETLDKEMVHRIRIIRSLVHGFIDLEREGGFGRKQSVEESFLKLTESLETGKLW is encoded by the coding sequence ATGGCAAAAAAAATAAAAAACAAAATCGGAAGACCCAAAAAAGGCCAAACCCAAATCAGCCGTAGTTTGATTTTGGATTTGGCGTGGGAAACCATTCAAAATGTGGGTTTTTCCGAATTTCGTTTGGCAACTGTTGCAGAGGCACTTGGCATTCGCACGCCATCACTTTATAACCATGTAAAAGACACCGAAGATATATTTTGGGAAATACAAAAGAGAGCCTTGCGACTATTAGGTGACAGATTAGAACAAAATTTAAAAAAATCCGATCCACCAAAAGAATGGATCCCAAACTTTTTAAAATCCTATCGAAGTTTTGCCAAAGAATTCCCTCATATGTACCCTCTTGTCATCGTTTCTACCGAATCGGACCCAGAGCTCAAATTACTGGGAGATCGAATTTTACAACTCTGTATGTTTGCATTCCAATTCGAAACTTTAGACAAAGAAATGGTCCATAGGATTCGGATCATTCGTTCTCTCGTACATGGATTTATTGATCTAGAACGAGAAGGTGGTTTTGGCCGTAAGCAATCAGTCGAAGAAAGTTTTTTGAAACTAACAGAATCTCTCGAAACAGGAAAACTCTGGTAA
- a CDS encoding alpha/beta fold hydrolase — MKIHYHYFPILLPILIPLCLWADDFSKNEKPITSYFALKEGKIAYTKSGSGKQNFILLPGIGDRKESYSDLVHLLKNEGNVYTFDLRGMGESDVSFSSYGPKETAMDILSFIQRNNLQNVYIIANSMTAASAVYIQSKEKKRVLGMVLSGPFVRDKEPMSWGLKSILQIAFRGPWGPSVWAKFYESLFPIQPPKDLEERKEKLKENLKEEGRMAALRSMLFAPKEECENELVHVKGNHIIIMGLKDPDFSNPEEETNWIQDTIGGTVYLYENVGHYPFLEEPNRFYSDIKSLWQKK; from the coding sequence ATGAAAATTCACTACCACTATTTCCCCATTTTATTACCAATTCTTATCCCATTATGCCTATGGGCTGATGATTTCTCGAAAAACGAAAAACCAATCACTTCTTATTTCGCATTAAAAGAAGGAAAAATTGCCTATACGAAGTCGGGATCAGGCAAACAGAATTTTATCTTATTACCTGGGATAGGCGATCGAAAGGAAAGTTATTCTGATTTGGTCCATTTATTAAAAAATGAAGGGAATGTATATACATTTGATCTGCGAGGTATGGGTGAATCAGATGTTAGCTTTTCTTCTTATGGGCCGAAGGAAACCGCAATGGATATTCTCTCCTTCATTCAGAGAAACAATCTGCAAAATGTTTACATCATTGCTAATTCGATGACAGCGGCATCTGCAGTGTACATCCAGTCGAAAGAGAAAAAACGAGTGTTAGGAATGGTTTTATCAGGACCTTTTGTTAGAGACAAAGAACCTATGTCTTGGGGGTTAAAATCGATATTACAAATTGCCTTTCGGGGTCCTTGGGGACCAAGTGTTTGGGCCAAATTTTATGAATCTCTTTTCCCTATCCAACCACCAAAAGATTTGGAAGAACGTAAGGAAAAACTCAAAGAAAATTTAAAAGAAGAAGGAAGGATGGCCGCACTTCGTTCTATGTTATTTGCACCAAAAGAGGAATGTGAAAATGAGCTTGTCCATGTAAAAGGGAATCACATCATCATCATGGGATTAAAGGATCCTGATTTCTCAAATCCGGAAGAGGAAACAAATTGGATACAGGATACCATTGGTGGAACGGTTTATCTTTATGAAAACGTTGGGCATTATCCGTTTTTAGAAGAACCCAATCGTTTTTATTCAGATATAAAATCATTATGGCAAAAAAAATAA
- a CDS encoding ABC transporter ATP-binding protein/permease translates to MLTELNKPSIVKHLLSFISQLFRSKQGPAAIRYSIFLLLLVITFNGFNVLNSYVGRDFISALEQKNSKSFFHFALLYGIVFIISSGIGGIYRFIEERLGVLWREQLTWRFTESYLSEKTYHSILNKKGIENPDQRITDDVKAFTTTTLSFILLFLGGVFSAVSFAGVLWSINPILFFVAILYAMIGTISTILLGKDLIRINYNQLDLEANYRSDLLHIKQHAESIALTHRELRMSVRLKSKLKKLVTNFKKLISVNLRLSLFTNSYNYFIQIIPMLLIAPSYMRGEIQFGVITQAGLAFTTLLNAFSLIVTQFQSISSFSAVVKRLQSLDTAMEESIKTVKQREQDSFHLDEIIFDQFSLYANDKSMYLIQNLNLKIKRKERWLITAIDENTKLILFRTLAGLNKENEGRILKPNRDEVLFLPEQPYLPPGRLRNVIVPTFLANTIPDSRVMKELKFHNLDTLVKRLGGLSALKEWDDELSLAEKFKISTIRIQFAKPKFVVIDRPTSSVGKFEVSKVLKNFHSLGITTIILAKGEETALEYDYHLNFGHFGKWTLNPLSPFLKEN, encoded by the coding sequence ATGCTGACAGAACTTAACAAACCATCCATCGTCAAACACTTACTTTCTTTCATTTCGCAACTGTTTCGTTCAAAACAAGGGCCTGCGGCCATCCGATATAGTATTTTTTTACTCCTTCTTGTCATAACATTCAATGGATTCAATGTTCTCAATAGTTATGTAGGCAGAGATTTTATTTCAGCATTGGAACAAAAAAACTCTAAGTCTTTTTTTCATTTTGCTTTGTTGTATGGAATTGTATTTATCATTTCATCTGGTATAGGAGGCATTTATCGATTTATTGAAGAAAGACTGGGTGTATTATGGAGAGAGCAGTTAACTTGGAGATTTACAGAATCATACTTAAGTGAAAAAACCTACCATTCGATTCTAAACAAAAAAGGAATCGAAAATCCTGACCAGAGGATTACTGATGATGTGAAAGCCTTCACCACCACTACTTTGTCTTTTATCTTACTTTTTTTAGGAGGAGTTTTTTCTGCTGTTTCGTTTGCAGGAGTACTTTGGAGCATCAATCCAATTTTATTTTTTGTTGCTATACTTTATGCGATGATTGGAACCATTTCGACAATTCTTTTAGGAAAAGATCTGATACGAATCAACTACAACCAACTCGATTTAGAAGCCAATTACCGGTCTGATTTACTTCATATCAAACAACATGCAGAATCCATTGCCCTTACCCATCGTGAATTACGAATGTCGGTTCGCTTAAAATCAAAACTGAAAAAACTAGTGACAAACTTTAAAAAGTTAATCTCTGTCAATTTACGATTAAGTCTTTTTACCAATAGTTACAATTATTTCATTCAAATCATACCAATGTTACTCATTGCACCAAGTTATATGCGAGGAGAAATTCAATTTGGAGTGATCACACAAGCAGGACTTGCATTTACTACATTATTGAATGCATTTTCTCTAATCGTCACTCAATTCCAATCAATTTCTTCCTTTAGTGCTGTGGTAAAACGATTACAATCTTTAGATACAGCAATGGAAGAATCAATTAAAACGGTAAAACAAAGAGAACAAGATAGTTTCCATTTAGACGAGATCATCTTTGATCAATTTAGTTTGTATGCAAATGACAAATCAATGTATCTCATCCAAAACCTGAATCTTAAGATAAAAAGAAAGGAACGTTGGCTCATTACGGCTATTGATGAAAACACAAAACTGATTCTTTTTAGAACCTTAGCAGGGTTAAACAAAGAAAACGAAGGAAGAATCTTAAAACCAAACCGTGACGAAGTATTATTTTTACCAGAACAGCCCTACCTTCCACCAGGAAGATTACGAAATGTCATTGTTCCAACATTTCTAGCGAATACAATACCAGACTCAAGGGTGATGAAAGAATTAAAATTCCATAACTTAGACACTCTTGTCAAACGATTAGGTGGATTGTCTGCTCTCAAGGAATGGGACGACGAACTTTCGTTAGCCGAAAAATTCAAGATTTCAACAATCAGAATCCAATTTGCAAAACCCAAGTTTGTTGTCATCGATAGACCAACTTCTAGTGTCGGAAAATTCGAAGTTTCAAAAGTATTAAAGAATTTTCATTCTCTCGGAATCACTACCATCATTCTAGCAAAAGGGGAAGAAACTGCACTAGAATATGATTACCACCTAAACTTTGGTCATTTTGGTAAATGGACATTGAATCCATTGAGCCCATTCTTAAAGGAAAATTGA